From a region of the Lepus europaeus isolate LE1 chromosome 17, mLepTim1.pri, whole genome shotgun sequence genome:
- the CHST3 gene encoding carbohydrate sulfotransferase 3 codes for MEKGLALPQDCRDFGHSLRMRSKYALFLAFVVVVFVFIEKENKIISRVSDKLKQIPQAPAEANSTDPALVLAENASLLSLSELDSAFSQLRGRLRNISLQLGVEQAEEAPPPPAGAGPRRHVLLMATTRTGSSFVGEFFNQQGNIFYLFEPLWHIERTVSFEPGGASAAGSALVYRDVLQQLFLCDLYVLEHFISPLPEDHLTQFMFRRGSSRSLCEEPVCTPLVKKVFEKYHCKNRRCGPLNVTLAAEACRRKEHMALKAVRIRQLEFLQPLAEDPRLDLRVIQLVRDPRAVLASRMVAFAGKYEPWKKWLAAGQDRLGEEEVQRLRGNCESIRLSAELGLQQPAWLRGRYMLVRYEDVARRPLEKAREMYRFAGIPLTPQVEDWIQKNTQAARDGSGIYSTQKNSSEQFDKWRFSMPFKLAQVVQAACGPAMRLFGYKLARDAATLTNRSVSLLEERGTFWVT; via the exons ATGGAGAAGGGACTGGCTTTGCCCCAGGACTGCCGGGACTTCGGGCACAGCCTGAGGATGAGGAGCAAATACGCCCTGTTTCTGGCGTTTGTGGTGGTAGTTTTTGTCTTCATCGAGAAGGAAAATAAGATCATCTCCAG GGTCTCGGACAAGCTGAAGCAGATCCCCCAGGCTCCGGCAGAGGCCAACAGCACCGATCCCGCGCTGGTCTTGGCAGAGAACGCGTCCCTCTTGTCCCTGAGCGAGCTCGACTCGGCCTTCTCGCAGCTGCGGGGCCGCCTGCGCAACATCAGCCTGCAGCTGGGCgtggagcaggcagaggaggcgcccccgcccccggccggcgCGGGGCCGCGGCGCCACGTGCTGCTCATGGCCACCACGCGCACGGGCTCCTCGTTCGTGGGCGAGTTCTTCAACCAGCAGGGCAACATCTTCTACCTCTTCGAGCCGCTGTGGCACATCGAGCGCACCGTGTCCTTCGAGCCGGGGGGCGCCAGCGCGGCGGGCTCGGCGCTGGTGTACCGCGACGTGCTGCAGCAGCTCTTCCTGTGCGACCTGTACGTACTGGAGCACTTCATCAGCCCGCTGCCCGAGGACCACCTGACGCAGTTCATGTTCCGCCGCGGCTCCAGCCGCTCGCTGTGCGAGGAGCCCGTGTGCACGCCGCTGGTCAAGAAGGTCTTCGAGAAGTACCACTGCAAGAACCGCCGCTGCGGCCCGCTCAACGTGACGCTGGCCGCCGAGGCCTGCCGCCGCAAGGAGCACATGGCGCTCAAGGCCGTGCGCATCCGCCAGCTCGAGTTCCTGCAGCCGCTGGCCGAGGACCCGCGCCTGGACCTGCGCGTCATCCAGCTGGTGCGCGACCCGCGCGCCGTGCTGGCCTCCCGCATGGTGGCCTTCGCCGGCAAGTACGAGCCCTGGAAGAAGTGGCTGGCCGCGGGCCAGGACCGGCTGGGCGAGGAGGAGGTGCAGCGGCTGCGGGGCAACTGCGAGAGCATCCGCCTGTCGGCCGAGCTGGGCCTGCAGCAGCCGGCGTGGCTGCGCGGCCGCTACATGCTGGTGCGCTACGAGGACGTGGCGCGCAGGCCCCTGGAGAAGGCGCGCGAGATGTACCGCTTCGCCGGCATCCCCCTgaccccgcaggtggaggactggATCCAGAAGAACACGCAGGCGGCCCGCGACGGCAGCGGCATCTACTCCACCCAGAAGAACTCCTCAGAGCAGTTTGACAAGTGGCGCTTCAGCATGCCCTTCAAGCTGGCGCAGGTGGTGCAGGCCGCCTGCGGCCCGGCCATGCGCCTGTTCGGTTACAAGCTGGCGCGGGACGCCGCCACCCTCACCAACCGCTCCGTCAGCCTGCTGGAGGAGCGGGGCACCTTCTGGGTCACGTAG